From a single Flavobacteriales bacterium genomic region:
- a CDS encoding ATP-dependent Clp protease adaptor ClpS has translation MHAQYSPEEALLAEVLYETGPIREIVLHNDDVNTFDHVIMCLIDICGHDEIQAEQCASIVHYNGKCSVKRGTFDQLEPRCTQLLERGLSADIQ, from the coding sequence ATGCACGCACAGTATTCCCCTGAAGAAGCACTGCTCGCTGAGGTCCTTTACGAGACAGGCCCCATCCGTGAGATCGTCCTGCACAACGATGATGTCAATACATTCGACCATGTCATCATGTGCTTGATCGACATCTGCGGACACGATGAGATCCAAGCGGAACAATGTGCTTCCATCGTACACTACAACGGTAAATGCAGCGTTAAGCGTGGAACCTTCGATCAACTGGAACCGCGGTGTACACAACTTTTGGAACGGGGTTTGAGTGCAGACATCCAATGA
- a CDS encoding M48 family metallopeptidase, with protein sequence MNILKSKVAIVLLGFVMLEACAKVPITGRRQLNLVSEGEMMAMANTQYAGFLGENQPLPPANDNVVRVRTIGEKLAAAATKFLADNNASNRINGFDWQFNVVDDPTVNAWCMPGGKVVVYTGILPVTQNDNGLAVVMGHEIAHAIARHGNERMSQAVTAQGLGTVLSVANDENPTLVGNIFLQSYGIGSQLGLLAYGRKQESEADKMGLVFMAMAGYDPREAPIFWERMSAGGGAAPPEILSTHPSDERRVADLNAYMDEALKYYKP encoded by the coding sequence ATGAACATCCTGAAAAGTAAAGTAGCCATCGTGCTATTGGGTTTCGTTATGCTCGAAGCCTGCGCGAAAGTGCCCATTACGGGCCGCCGCCAATTGAATCTTGTGAGTGAGGGTGAAATGATGGCCATGGCCAACACCCAATACGCAGGTTTCCTGGGAGAGAATCAACCGCTACCTCCAGCGAATGATAATGTGGTCCGCGTGCGCACGATCGGGGAGAAACTTGCAGCAGCTGCCACCAAATTCCTGGCGGATAACAATGCATCCAACCGGATCAATGGGTTCGATTGGCAATTCAACGTGGTCGATGACCCTACCGTGAACGCGTGGTGCATGCCCGGAGGAAAAGTGGTTGTCTACACCGGGATACTGCCTGTAACCCAGAATGACAATGGCTTAGCTGTGGTCATGGGCCATGAGATCGCGCATGCCATTGCCCGCCATGGAAATGAACGCATGAGCCAAGCAGTAACCGCGCAAGGGTTGGGCACAGTGCTGTCCGTTGCGAACGATGAGAACCCGACCTTGGTCGGCAATATATTTCTCCAGAGCTATGGTATCGGCTCTCAGCTGGGTTTATTGGCCTACGGAAGGAAGCAGGAAAGCGAAGCCGATAAAATGGGATTGGTATTCATGGCAATGGCCGGATACGATCCACGCGAAGCACCGATCTTCTGGGAGCGCATGAGCGCGGGTGGGGGAGCAGCACCGCCGGAAATACTCAGCACGCACCCAAGTGATGAACGCCGTGTCGCCGATCTCAATGCGTACATGGACGAGGCGTTGAAGTACTACAAACCGTAG
- a CDS encoding YdcF family protein yields the protein MSNVGKQVLGFAKRSLIKTLPWVGGIAIVLVVGAFTSAPYHMHRWLGMAGGVTTGPVNSIIVLGGSGMPSGPELLRLHYAAEVAMDNPSARILLVHPLDTTVAELMAEELIIRGVAVSRISMALQGTNTREQALLLTENDPSMKLEQVALVTAPENMYRSLAVFRKLGYTNVSGVPAFDNPMFIDLSYRHKKIGGKAYVPDLGDNLALRYNFWNYLKLEVTCLRELVAYGYYKMNGWV from the coding sequence TTGTCCAACGTTGGAAAGCAGGTGTTGGGCTTTGCCAAAAGATCATTGATCAAGACGTTACCTTGGGTCGGTGGAATTGCGATCGTGCTGGTTGTGGGAGCATTCACCAGTGCGCCGTACCACATGCATCGCTGGCTGGGGATGGCAGGTGGCGTTACAACGGGCCCGGTCAATAGCATCATTGTTCTGGGTGGATCAGGAATGCCCTCCGGACCGGAATTGTTGCGGTTGCATTATGCTGCTGAAGTAGCAATGGACAACCCCTCGGCACGTATACTGCTCGTGCACCCATTGGATACCACCGTGGCGGAGCTCATGGCAGAAGAACTCATCATCCGAGGCGTTGCAGTATCACGGATCAGCATGGCATTGCAAGGCACGAATACACGGGAACAGGCCTTGTTGCTAACGGAGAATGACCCCTCAATGAAACTGGAACAGGTCGCGCTGGTTACGGCACCGGAGAACATGTACCGCAGCTTAGCGGTCTTCCGGAAATTGGGCTATACCAACGTATCCGGAGTGCCTGCGTTCGATAATCCCATGTTCATCGACCTCAGTTACCGCCACAAGAAGATCGGTGGAAAAGCATATGTGCCTGATCTAGGCGATAACCTAGCGCTACGCTATAATTTCTGGAATTATTTGAAGCTGGAGGTCACCTGCCTGCGGGAACTCGTGGCCTATGGCTACTACAAAATGAACGGTTGGGTGTAG
- a CDS encoding PKD domain-containing protein, which produces MEITDEDPTVDTDVDVVIIVGAPGRVNSYTTQTVNFPGGSGADKTLTITVTDNSLCDGDATITFQLQNITGGQGTAVVGTNDEYDLEITDNDLCTSVEFVSATSSGTEGGGTVALTLAITNPSGTATTVDVAITSGSAADVNSYTTQTVTFPATSSDIETVTITITDDMLCEGPESLTFTLQNIGGGQGIPFIGSQATNVLTVTDNDAFAATVQDDFEDGNFNGWVENAAGRWSASSVNPINGAYSLREVDQNVAGSSYISKAMGGVDLSTGAASWQWQNGYNNDPSTSNKFWFWIAANEANVSSGTVDGYAVGVNLLGSTDLVTLWRVDNGISGTRTAIVTSAYDWNTGETGFRVTRSAAGVWELFLDTNGGFDALASQGTGTDATYTTMDFVAQYAAYSASLGGLLKFDDFAFSNVSCGNTYYSQSTGAVNDEIWSTAMMGTPGAVNFTIGDNMVLQNTHVVTVNNDTYVRNLDVQTGSGLVLNTGITLSAFGTAADLDGTITAAYGSTLALLSTSATALGTSGTPVLSNLTVSTAAGTTLTGNVDFTGTLDIVDGTFDATGGTVRLLSDATNTGNLGQVGATANYSGDMTVQRYIPAGATRWRLLGSPVDGADIADWDADFITAGFTGSDYPNFDNPVGSNILWPSIRDYDETNTGLADAGLEGVMSTAVLLDAGKGFAAWCGDNLTTTAAFTVDVTGPPNIASGPIDLEVTFTTGSGATEDGWNLVSNPLPSAIDFTEVTLGANTFNGYYVYDPFDGSTETWDEGTQSSSGTNLNGDIASSQGFWLKATAASPTNSSVAETAKVAGNGGPLFGGLQVPAFPIVRLNISSSMNSFNDNAVVVFDLGVPEFEPIDAPKIFFSDPSAPMIATLASTGESMVFNKYGAITEGLSIPVKVQSYVAGTYTITAGISGNPFSCMWLEDLQTGTITALTDGVQYSFQLAAGASTTPRFMIHSTAAVPMTLEPGLCGANGSATVDLGNNTADITWTTPTGTVILEQLGATGENTFSTGNAGNYTVHISTNAVCGEIVQDLYIDIDATEVVAAFDAPATAIVNEAIDFTNNSTVYGDFFWNFGDNTTSTETNPVHTYTEPGTYTVSLEVTADDCAVITTQDVVVQVSTGVATIAAAGLNVWSNAQGIVMEHSFTEGTVKVEVLDATGRLHIQRQIAAAPGRTVIATDALNSGIWFVRVTNGDLVQSFRVPLVR; this is translated from the coding sequence TTGGAGATCACCGATGAAGACCCTACGGTCGATACCGATGTGGATGTGGTGATCATCGTTGGTGCTCCGGGTCGTGTGAATAGCTATACCACCCAAACGGTCAATTTCCCTGGAGGAAGTGGTGCGGACAAAACATTAACGATCACCGTTACCGACAATAGCCTTTGCGATGGCGATGCGACCATTACGTTCCAGTTGCAGAACATCACCGGCGGACAGGGCACAGCTGTTGTTGGAACGAATGATGAGTACGACTTGGAGATCACGGACAACGACCTCTGCACCAGCGTGGAGTTCGTCTCGGCAACATCCAGCGGAACTGAAGGCGGCGGTACGGTGGCACTCACCTTGGCGATCACCAACCCATCTGGAACGGCGACCACAGTTGATGTGGCTATCACGAGTGGCAGTGCAGCAGATGTGAACAGCTACACCACGCAAACCGTAACATTCCCAGCGACGAGCAGTGACATCGAAACGGTAACCATCACCATCACTGACGATATGCTTTGCGAAGGTCCAGAGAGCTTGACGTTCACGTTGCAGAACATCGGTGGTGGTCAAGGCATTCCGTTCATCGGTTCGCAAGCCACCAACGTGCTAACCGTTACGGATAACGATGCTTTCGCCGCCACCGTACAGGATGATTTCGAAGACGGCAACTTCAACGGTTGGGTGGAGAATGCGGCTGGTCGCTGGTCGGCAAGCAGCGTGAACCCGATCAACGGTGCATACTCACTGCGCGAAGTGGATCAGAATGTGGCGGGCTCCAGCTACATCAGCAAGGCCATGGGCGGTGTGGACCTTTCTACGGGCGCAGCTTCATGGCAGTGGCAGAACGGCTACAACAACGATCCTTCGACATCCAACAAGTTCTGGTTCTGGATTGCCGCCAACGAAGCGAATGTGAGTTCCGGCACCGTGGATGGTTACGCTGTCGGCGTGAATCTGCTTGGTTCAACGGATCTCGTTACGCTGTGGCGGGTGGATAACGGGATCAGCGGAACGCGCACTGCGATCGTCACCAGCGCTTATGATTGGAATACCGGTGAGACCGGATTCCGGGTAACGCGCAGCGCTGCAGGTGTTTGGGAATTGTTCTTGGATACAAACGGCGGCTTTGATGCATTGGCTTCTCAAGGAACCGGCACGGACGCGACGTACACTACTATGGATTTCGTGGCTCAATATGCCGCTTACTCCGCCTCGCTCGGTGGACTTTTGAAGTTCGATGATTTCGCATTCAGCAACGTAAGCTGTGGAAATACCTATTACAGCCAGTCCACAGGTGCTGTGAATGATGAGATCTGGTCCACTGCGATGATGGGTACACCTGGAGCAGTGAACTTCACGATCGGCGATAACATGGTGTTGCAGAACACGCACGTGGTCACCGTGAACAACGACACGTACGTCCGCAACTTGGACGTGCAGACGGGCAGCGGATTGGTATTGAACACTGGCATAACCCTGAGTGCTTTCGGAACCGCCGCTGATCTTGATGGAACCATTACCGCAGCGTATGGATCCACCTTGGCATTGCTGAGCACATCGGCAACTGCGTTGGGTACTTCAGGAACTCCAGTATTGTCCAACCTTACCGTTAGCACAGCAGCGGGTACCACATTGACCGGTAACGTGGATTTCACCGGTACGTTGGATATCGTTGACGGTACATTCGATGCGACGGGTGGAACGGTTCGCCTCCTGAGTGATGCGACCAACACTGGTAACTTGGGTCAAGTAGGAGCTACGGCCAACTACTCCGGTGATATGACCGTGCAGCGTTACATTCCTGCAGGTGCTACCCGCTGGCGTTTGCTAGGTAGTCCAGTGGATGGAGCTGACATTGCGGATTGGGATGCGGACTTCATTACCGCCGGGTTCACCGGATCGGATTATCCTAACTTCGATAACCCTGTGGGAAGCAACATCCTCTGGCCGAGCATTCGTGATTATGACGAGACCAATACAGGTCTTGCAGATGCAGGTTTGGAAGGCGTAATGAGTACGGCTGTACTGTTGGATGCTGGCAAAGGATTCGCGGCATGGTGCGGTGATAACCTCACAACTACTGCTGCGTTTACTGTAGATGTAACCGGTCCACCGAACATCGCGAGCGGCCCTATTGATCTTGAAGTGACCTTCACAACTGGCAGTGGTGCTACTGAAGATGGTTGGAACTTGGTGAGCAACCCGCTTCCATCTGCCATCGACTTCACGGAAGTGACATTGGGAGCGAATACGTTCAATGGATACTACGTCTACGATCCCTTCGACGGTTCTACGGAGACCTGGGATGAAGGAACACAGTCCAGTTCGGGTACGAACTTGAACGGTGATATCGCCAGCTCACAAGGTTTCTGGTTGAAAGCGACTGCAGCAAGTCCTACGAACAGTTCGGTTGCTGAAACAGCAAAGGTTGCTGGCAATGGTGGTCCGTTGTTCGGTGGCTTGCAAGTGCCGGCTTTCCCGATCGTTCGATTGAACATCAGCAGCAGTATGAATAGCTTCAACGATAATGCCGTGGTTGTTTTCGATCTCGGCGTTCCTGAGTTCGAGCCGATCGATGCGCCGAAGATCTTCTTCAGCGATCCATCCGCACCAATGATCGCTACCTTGGCATCTACCGGTGAGTCCATGGTATTCAATAAATACGGCGCGATCACCGAAGGGTTGAGCATTCCTGTTAAAGTGCAGAGCTATGTTGCTGGTACGTACACCATCACAGCAGGGATCAGCGGAAACCCCTTCTCGTGCATGTGGTTGGAAGACCTCCAGACAGGAACCATCACCGCATTGACCGATGGCGTGCAATACAGTTTCCAACTTGCTGCTGGAGCAAGCACCACACCACGCTTCATGATCCACAGCACGGCTGCTGTTCCAATGACACTGGAGCCTGGTCTTTGCGGCGCAAATGGTTCTGCAACGGTTGATCTAGGCAACAACACCGCCGATATCACATGGACCACACCAACTGGCACCGTTATTCTGGAGCAACTCGGAGCTACGGGTGAGAATACGTTCAGCACGGGCAATGCAGGGAACTACACCGTACACATCAGCACCAATGCAGTGTGTGGTGAAATCGTTCAGGATCTCTACATCGATATCGACGCTACCGAAGTAGTTGCTGCATTCGATGCACCGGCAACAGCTATTGTGAATGAAGCCATTGACTTCACCAACAACAGCACGGTATACGGAGATTTCTTCTGGAACTTCGGAGATAACACCACGAGCACAGAGACGAACCCGGTGCACACCTACACCGAGCCTGGTACGTACACGGTATCGTTGGAAGTAACTGCTGATGATTGTGCAGTGATCACCACACAGGATGTCGTGGTTCAAGTGAGCACAGGTGTTGCGACCATTGCTGCGGCAGGTCTCAATGTGTGGAGCAACGCACAAGGCATCGTAATGGAGCATAGCTTCACCGAAGGCACTGTGAAAGTGGAAGTGTTGGATGCAACAGGTCGCCTGCACATTCAGCGCCAGATCGCAGCAGCACCGGGCCGCACGGTAATTGCTACGGATGCATTGAACTCGGGTATCTGGTTCGTACGAGTCACCAATGGAGATCTTGTACAGAGCTTCCGTGTGCCATTGGTGCGTTGA
- a CDS encoding phosphohydrolase, giving the protein MEDHLLETAIRIAAKVHRGQVDRFGKPYILHVMRVMMRGHDLDEQILGALHDVLERSNLTVSDLAERGFSARILKALEHISRIPPETYEAYIDRVMLDGLAIRVKIHDLADKMDLLHVAQLDPSDLKRYNKQLAAYHRMKKVMEEAKARLLQISKKG; this is encoded by the coding sequence ATGGAAGATCACCTGCTCGAAACAGCGATCCGTATTGCTGCAAAGGTCCATCGGGGACAAGTGGATCGTTTCGGAAAACCTTACATCCTGCACGTAATGCGTGTGATGATGCGTGGCCACGACCTGGATGAACAGATCCTGGGTGCGTTGCATGATGTGCTGGAGCGTAGCAACCTAACGGTATCGGATCTGGCGGAAAGGGGATTCTCGGCGCGTATTCTGAAGGCATTGGAGCACATCAGTCGAATTCCTCCGGAAACCTATGAGGCGTATATAGACCGCGTAATGCTTGATGGGTTGGCCATTCGGGTAAAGATCCATGACCTTGCCGACAAAATGGATCTATTGCATGTGGCTCAGTTGGACCCATCGGACCTCAAGCGCTATAACAAGCAGCTCGCGGCGTACCACCGTATGAAAAAAGTGATGGAGGAAGCCAAAGCGCGGTTGCTGCAAATATCAAAGAAGGGTTAA
- a CDS encoding dihydrofolate reductase encodes MACGSGNTPESTTTTDSTATVVPDSLFEWEADQFADIRILRYRVPGWDLLSLKQKQMCYYLNMAGLAGRDIMYDQNYKHNLKIRRALEAVIKNYKGDKTTADWTNFMTYAKQVFFSSGIHHHYSMDKHTPEFGQAWFEAVLKESGSSLSSDVLAAIFDPSVDAKKVSLDDNSDLVTSSAVNFYGEGVTAKDVEAFYATMGSLDDAEPLSYGLNSKLVKDKDGKLMEKVYKVGGMYSPALEESVKWLEKAMTVSETPEQRTALELLIKYYRTGDLKTWDDFNVAWVKDTKSTVDYILGFVEVYNDPLGKRGSYEAIVEVNDPEASKAMSKIMENAQWFEDNSPLKPEHKKKDVVGITYRFINTVGEAGDAAPSTPIGVNLPNADWIRATHGSKSVSLGNISDAYEKSTGSSSLEVFCNDPEEIARAKEHGQLAGKLHTALHEVVGHASGQLEKGIAGPDVTLKNYASTLEEGRADLVALYYLLDPKLMELGVMPSLEVGKAEYDSYIRNGLLVQLRRLKIGKNVEEAHMRNRMWVSAWVFEKGLKDNVIAKVERDGNTYYDIQDYDKLRVLFGDLLREVQRIKSQGDFAAGKALVENYGVKVDPILHAQVLKRAEKIKTAPYSGFIQPEMTAVEDAQGNVTDVTLSFPSDYIGQMLRYSEKHSFLPDEN; translated from the coding sequence ATGGCCTGTGGATCCGGCAATACACCCGAGTCCACCACAACGACCGATAGCACCGCCACGGTAGTTCCGGATTCCTTGTTCGAATGGGAAGCGGACCAATTCGCTGATATTCGGATCCTGCGATACCGGGTTCCAGGATGGGACCTGCTTAGCTTGAAGCAGAAGCAGATGTGCTATTACCTGAACATGGCGGGTCTTGCTGGGCGCGATATCATGTACGACCAGAACTACAAGCATAACCTGAAGATCCGTCGTGCTTTGGAAGCCGTGATCAAGAATTACAAAGGCGATAAGACCACGGCCGATTGGACCAACTTCATGACCTACGCCAAACAAGTGTTCTTCAGCAGCGGTATCCACCACCATTACAGTATGGATAAGCATACGCCAGAGTTCGGCCAAGCGTGGTTCGAAGCGGTATTGAAGGAGAGCGGATCAAGCCTTTCAAGTGATGTGCTCGCTGCCATTTTCGACCCGAGCGTGGATGCTAAGAAAGTGAGCCTTGACGATAATTCGGATCTAGTTACGTCCAGTGCAGTGAACTTCTACGGAGAAGGTGTTACAGCGAAAGATGTAGAAGCATTCTATGCAACAATGGGAAGTTTGGATGATGCTGAGCCATTGAGTTATGGATTGAACAGCAAGCTGGTAAAGGATAAGGACGGTAAGCTCATGGAGAAGGTGTACAAGGTTGGTGGGATGTACAGCCCGGCTTTGGAAGAGAGCGTGAAATGGTTGGAGAAGGCCATGACCGTATCGGAAACACCGGAACAGCGTACTGCGTTGGAACTACTGATAAAATACTATCGCACAGGAGATCTGAAGACCTGGGATGATTTCAATGTGGCCTGGGTAAAGGACACCAAGAGCACAGTGGATTATATCCTCGGATTCGTTGAGGTATACAACGATCCATTGGGCAAGCGAGGTAGCTATGAGGCGATCGTGGAGGTGAACGATCCAGAAGCGAGCAAGGCCATGAGCAAGATCATGGAGAATGCGCAATGGTTCGAGGACAATAGCCCGCTAAAGCCGGAGCATAAAAAGAAGGACGTGGTCGGTATCACCTATCGCTTCATCAATACGGTTGGCGAGGCTGGCGATGCTGCTCCAAGCACACCGATCGGTGTTAACCTACCTAACGCGGACTGGATCCGGGCAACACATGGTTCGAAGAGCGTAAGCCTTGGCAACATCAGCGATGCGTATGAGAAGAGCACTGGTTCCAGCAGTCTGGAAGTGTTCTGCAATGATCCGGAGGAGATCGCGCGTGCCAAGGAACATGGACAATTGGCTGGTAAGTTGCACACCGCATTGCACGAGGTAGTGGGTCACGCTAGTGGTCAGTTGGAAAAAGGAATTGCTGGTCCGGATGTTACGTTGAAGAACTACGCAAGTACCTTGGAAGAAGGGCGTGCGGATCTTGTTGCACTCTATTACCTTCTGGATCCAAAACTGATGGAGCTAGGTGTTATGCCGAGCTTGGAAGTGGGTAAGGCGGAATACGATTCCTACATCCGCAACGGTCTATTAGTGCAATTGCGTCGCTTAAAGATCGGAAAGAACGTGGAGGAGGCTCATATGCGCAACCGGATGTGGGTGAGTGCTTGGGTTTTCGAGAAAGGCCTCAAGGACAATGTGATCGCAAAAGTGGAACGCGATGGAAACACGTACTACGATATCCAGGACTACGACAAGTTGCGTGTTCTGTTCGGTGATCTTCTACGTGAAGTACAACGGATCAAGAGCCAAGGCGATTTCGCCGCCGGAAAGGCATTGGTCGAGAACTATGGCGTGAAGGTGGATCCTATCCTCCATGCGCAAGTACTTAAGCGTGCGGAGAAGATCAAGACCGCACCGTATTCCGGGTTCATCCAGCCAGAAATGACGGCAGTTGAGGATGCACAAGGCAATGTGACCGATGTGACATTGAGCTTCCCTTCCGATTATATTGGGCAAATGTTGAGGTACTCGGAAAAGCACAGCTTCCTACCGGACGAGAATTGA
- a CDS encoding peptidoglycan DD-metalloendopeptidase family protein has product MHYRLHPLLVLILVLCYAGIAKAQELSPDIGGPESDDEIELLLEADDTKPKDAAANEAVDLLWDVNDSLFLIPGYDLYCHWNTDALFNNTGTHPFMHDTLRLYLSRDDHDHELPCKGPITSGYGPRKGRMHRGVDIDLATGDPVVCSFPGMVRISRYSKSFGHVVVIRHYNGLETVYAHMSKRKVTTGQLLQAGDTLGLGGNTGRSFGSHLHFEVRFLDQPIDPALVFDLSDGTLKAKTFDITQDLFGGTIRSKGQTSSNKVHIVRRGDTLSGISRRYGTSVYALCKLNGISKTRTLQLGQKIRCN; this is encoded by the coding sequence ATGCATTACCGCCTTCATCCGCTTCTGGTCCTTATTCTGGTGCTTTGCTATGCTGGTATTGCCAAAGCACAGGAGCTAAGCCCTGACATTGGAGGACCAGAAAGTGATGACGAAATTGAACTTTTATTGGAGGCCGACGATACGAAACCGAAAGACGCAGCCGCTAACGAAGCCGTAGACCTCTTGTGGGACGTGAACGATTCGTTATTCTTGATCCCAGGTTATGACCTTTACTGCCATTGGAACACGGATGCATTGTTCAACAATACCGGCACACATCCTTTCATGCATGACACGTTGCGCTTGTATCTGAGCCGTGATGATCATGATCATGAATTACCGTGCAAAGGCCCGATCACGTCCGGTTACGGGCCGCGAAAAGGACGCATGCACCGTGGAGTGGATATTGATCTAGCGACAGGAGACCCAGTTGTATGTTCGTTCCCTGGCATGGTGCGGATATCCCGTTACAGTAAGAGCTTTGGCCATGTCGTGGTCATACGCCATTACAATGGACTCGAGACCGTTTATGCACATATGAGTAAACGTAAGGTAACTACCGGTCAATTGTTGCAGGCAGGCGATACCTTAGGACTAGGTGGCAATACGGGCCGTAGCTTCGGCAGTCATTTGCATTTCGAGGTACGATTCCTTGACCAACCGATCGATCCAGCACTGGTGTTCGACCTGAGCGATGGAACCTTGAAGGCCAAGACGTTCGATATTACTCAAGACCTGTTCGGCGGAACAATACGATCCAAAGGACAGACATCCAGCAATAAGGTTCATATTGTTCGCAGAGGGGACACGCTTTCCGGCATTTCCAGGCGCTATGGCACCTCCGTTTATGCATTGTGTAAGCTGAACGGGATCAGTAAGACCCGAACTTTACAGCTGGGACAGAAGATCCGCTGTAACTAA
- a CDS encoding transglutaminase family protein translates to MTAVETTSKAHTSVLGDRLAHAVIIYLVALLLTLPLFIILLPFVPELTLPIGEGVRVDHILTFVVILIAFIVLVRRFQIAIYGVLIIGALALTVSSVIGHYTFGNMYEDYAELLRSLRDTAASAPLASQRLKPFHDADKLRRLVVQPKPVVRKTAVKLATANFSDVKVGNNEFTMVQAFSIFKEINHNWKYVSDVKGGEYFAPPDESLELMAGDCDDHAVLMATCIKAIGGEVRLVRTEGHVYPEMKIGTDEQLERAAYLIRKELFTKEVGDAPLYHHTDADGLHWINLDYTRDYPGGELMSERIVGILDL, encoded by the coding sequence ATGACGGCGGTTGAAACAACTAGTAAAGCGCACACTTCGGTGTTAGGTGATCGCTTGGCACATGCGGTGATCATCTACCTCGTTGCCTTGCTCTTGACCTTGCCGCTCTTCATCATTCTGCTGCCATTCGTGCCGGAACTGACCCTGCCTATTGGAGAGGGTGTGCGTGTGGATCACATACTTACGTTCGTTGTGATCCTGATCGCCTTCATTGTTCTGGTACGTCGTTTTCAGATCGCAATCTACGGTGTTCTGATCATAGGAGCATTGGCATTGACCGTGTCCAGCGTTATTGGTCATTACACCTTCGGCAATATGTATGAGGATTATGCGGAGTTATTGCGGTCCTTGCGGGATACGGCAGCAAGTGCCCCATTGGCGTCGCAACGGCTGAAACCTTTCCATGATGCGGACAAATTACGTCGATTGGTAGTGCAACCGAAGCCTGTAGTACGCAAGACTGCCGTAAAGCTGGCAACCGCCAATTTCAGTGATGTGAAAGTTGGTAATAATGAGTTCACGATGGTCCAGGCCTTTTCCATATTCAAGGAGATCAATCACAATTGGAAATATGTATCGGACGTGAAGGGTGGGGAGTATTTCGCACCGCCGGACGAGAGCTTGGAACTAATGGCAGGCGATTGTGATGATCATGCCGTCCTTATGGCCACCTGCATCAAGGCGATCGGTGGTGAAGTGCGCTTGGTGCGTACTGAGGGCCATGTTTATCCAGAAATGAAGATCGGAACGGATGAGCAATTGGAGCGTGCAGCTTACCTCATCCGCAAGGAATTGTTCACCAAGGAGGTTGGCGATGCACCACTTTATCACCACACCGATGCAGATGGCCTTCATTGGATCAATCTGGATTATACCCGTGATTATCCGGGAGGTGAGCTTATGAGCGAACGCATTGTGGGTATTCTGGACCTCTAG